tgccctcagcccaccaagacccctcccaggccccctccAACCCAGGCCCACTCCTAAACCCATTCAGCCCCAGCTCCCAAGATGTCCCTCAagtgccccctgcccaaggctccCAAGTCCTCACCCTATTCAGCAGCCCAACCACACATAGGGAGTCCCCATGCCCAGCAGCCCCACCCTACCCCCTCTGTAAAGCCCTGACAACTGCCTGCTCCTAcgcccctgagccagcctctgGATCCCTCACCCCAGCCCGCCCACCACCTCACACCCCAAGTGACCCCTCCACCTGAGAGCTGCTGAGCTCTaatgctgggccccctccctccaggccaAAGGCCCCAGCAGCCACTCACCCCAAACTTGCCCAGATGGGCCTAGGGCCTCAGAGCCCCTTGCTTTGGCCTCAGCCAGGACACACTTACCCCAGCCCCAGGAAAGGCTCTCCTGGGACCCCGGAGCTGCAgcaaggggcaggcagcagggcatGAACACAGGTGGCTCCAAGGTAGCCCCTCCATTCACCCCGAGAAGGGGGCAGCAGccattggggggggggtgcatggaCTAGATCAGCCAGTCTGATCCCtgtcccagctggcagcaggcaccGGCCAGGCACTTGGCTTCCGCActtgccccgcccccaccccagcctacgTGTCCTGCAGCTAGAGGCAGAGGGGCCCAGTTTGTGCAATgggtccccccttcccccccgcaggCCTCAGGGCCGCTCTGCatggcctgccctgcccaggcttGTGGGAGTGTAGAACCCtgtacccctgcccccaccctacgCCAGTCAGGCAGGGCTCCCACCAGGGCCTGAGTGATTTCAAGGGGGCTTCCCCACCAAGCCTGACGCTGCAGGGACCGCAAGGCTCCCCCTCCTTTGCTGTTCGTGTCCCTAttcatgtgccctgcccccacaaggCACAACTGCAATAAAAAGAGCTTTCATAAGAGCAGGCCTGTGCTGGGCGCTCACTGAAAGGCCTCAAGGGTGGGGGGGGCTATAGCAGAGTTGGGGGTCCCACCCACAGGCATGGGGGGGTGAGTGGGTTCTGTCTACAGGCCCAGTTCTCAGCGGAGTCCCAGGATCCGGGGGCAGGCACTTGGAGCGTCCCAGCTGCTCGGTCTGGATAGGGCTGGTGGGTGCTAatctggggggagccctggagagGGGCTGGAAGAGATGTGCAGGGGCAAAGCCTGGCACAGATCGGTGCGCTAGGCTTAGAGGGACACATGGGTACAGGGTTCCTGGTGCCCAGTCAGGCGGGCGGGACCGAGGCTGGGGGGTTCTTCAGAACACCACAGCTTGGAAAGATGCCAGAGCAGCCTGAGAGCAGACACTGAGCAAGAGCCAAACCCCTGGGAGCCAGGGATGGTCAGGGCTCCCctcacaggggaggaggaggtctccagccatggaggggagcagggggacaTGGGCGCAAGGTGGCAGAAGAGGAAGCAGAGCTCTACCAGCTGCCCATGCCTATAGCGCAGGCTCTTTGACATGCTTGgagtggggcactgggggtggggtggggggcagctcaaCTGCCTCAACACAAAAGTGCTGCCtctcccccccacaacccacccccccaagcaGCAACGCAGCTTGGTCCCGTGGGTGCAGGTAGAGTTCTCACTGCATGCTGGGACCTGCAGCTCTGCAACCCGCTCCATTTCTTACACAACCTGAcaccttcccagcccagcccctcaggTGGTGGGGAGCGGTGGCCTGGCAGAGTCACAGCTCTACCCCAGCTCCACCCACAACTCCGCCCTCTCACCCgtaacccccacaacagcccacGGGATCGGCACTCCCGGAAGTGTCAGTAATGACTCTACTTCCAGGGGTTTTAGTTTGTAACGTAAATTCTTCTGCAGCCCAAGGCCtttgcctgcagcccctcccagctgtcttctctgggggggagggggaaatctcCTGCTTCATGGAGCGCCCCGGAAAGGTGGCGGGGGCATATCTGGAACCACCAGGTAGGTCATGGCTTTCCCAGGAATCCCTCCCTctttctgctcccagccaggaactggcagagctcctgctctctggggcGTGCCCAAGAGGAGAGGTTGGGGCCACAGGACAAGTTTGGAAAGTGGGAGCCCAGCTCTCCACCTCCCTAACCACACACGACTTCAGCTGTGCCCAGGtggccccagggctctgcagagtGAGCCCGGCTCTTTGGAACGTTCCTGTCCAGCTGCTAAGGAACAGGAACAAGAAAAAGGAAGGGACATTACAGCCTGGGTTTCCCGGGGCAAAGCAGCCAGCCTCCTAACCCAGCGGCTCTCTCCCAATCACGTCTCAAAGGCCTGCCACAAACAACAGAACTCCGCAGAGCTGCCTGCAGGCTCAGGCAGACATAGGGAGAGGGAcgagcagctgctgtggctggagcccaaAGGCAAGTGACTTGTCCACACCCAAACGGCAGGTCAGTGGCTAAGGGCAGCACAGAGAGGCTAGCACCGTGTCACATGCCAGGGCCTCAAGAGCGGTGGGAGAACACGCACAGAAACACTCCTCTAAGCTCCAGCGTTCAGCATATGTACAGCCAGTCAGGCCAATACCTCAAGCCCAGCCCACTGTCCCAGGGTTGACACAGCCCAGGGGAACCGCTGGGTATCTAATACCGTATACAGGTGGCCTCAGCCCAGAGAAGAGGGTGCGAAGACGCTGCGCCCAGAGACTTGTCTGCAGCCGTGAGATCAGGCCAAAAGAGAGGAGTCCAGAGGCAAAGCGAGGTCAGCACACAACTCACGGTCGAGGGTTTCATTAGTTAGTTCATCAAGTAGGAAGCCGGCTAGGTGAGGACAGACCCAAAGGAAGTGCCTCCAGGGGATGCATCTACTGGAGGATTCTTCTGCACACGGCGCCCCATGCAGACCAAATCGGCAGAGCTGCCACCTTAGCAGAGTCCCCGTGGAACAGGGTGTCGGCTCCTCCCAGATGCTGCATTTGAGCAGGACACGCGACAACACACAGCAGAGTCTGGCAGAGCCACATCGTCCCGGCGGGTCTCAGCGGGAGGGAACCGTGGAGTCAGACAGCACCAGAACAATCCTAGCGGCTCACTCCCGGAGCCCGTGTTCTCCAGAGGGCCTGCACATCCCTACCTCTACAGAACTAAAAGGGGCTCCGTCGTCTTTCCAGCTCAGGCCCCACCACTCTCTCCCAGAGTGCAGCCACCTGGTGCAAGAGCTccggctccctgcctccctcgCCAGCCTGTCAAGACAGGCAGCACAAGACAACACAAGGTGAAACCCAGCTCCTTGGTGCCAAGCCCCTGTGCCTGACAccaccccaggcccctgcactgctCATGCAACATAAGGCCTTGCCCAGACTGCTCCTAGCCAAGCCCCTCACAGAACTTTACCGAGCTGCACCGCCCCCTTTACTGGTGGAGAAAACTGGCAGTGTGAAGGGACAGTGTCCTTCTgagcctcctccctcccacccagaaggCCTGCGAGGGTTAATTAATGAACACCTGCAAAGCCCCGACCCCAAGAGTAGACAGCAGGTCACTATTTGCTattaacccccacccccctccccgttATATCCACAGCTCCCTTGCCCCATGTGCCTGGAGCTCTCCATGGAGAACAGCcaactgcagctgtgccagtgccAAGGGGCCAGCATCCCCCAAAGCCCCTTGGTGGTAACTTGCACAGAGGGTGTGTGAAGCCATGTGTTGGAGGGGGgtgtccttcccccaccctggccatggtcccccacctcccctcagtCCAGCTTGCTGTCACTCCTGAGCTGTGCGCAAGAGCCGCTCTTCACGCTTCTTCCGCATCCGCTCCTTGAAATCTTCCAGCTCCTTCCTCTGAGAcacagagggagagaagagggtCAGGGTCAGTCAGCATCACTGTGCACCTACTTCATCTCCCTCCCTCATCTCCTCAgagccagctgcacagctggtggaggtgggagagatCCTGCTGCCTCCTAGTGATTAGAGCCTGACTCAAGAAATCAgctctgatgctgctgctgataaTGGAGCCTGGAATGCACTTAATGTGGATCTCTTACTGGTGGAGAAGGACGGACTCCTAGAACCTCTTATGTTGGTCTGAAGCCCTCCAGGGGCTGGGCAAACTGCTTCTTCAAATACCAGACAAGTcatgggatggggggagggggagcctcaGACTGGGACAGCTACACCAGGCAACCTCCTTGTTGCAGTACCACAGCTAGGAAGGGTCAAAGCAGCTAGGCTTTGGCTCCATGATGCTCTGAAGGCAATGGGAAGGAGCGCTTCATCTTTCTGGTCAAGGCCTCCCAGGTGATGGCACAGGCCTGTGCATAGCTAGGCAGGAAGATCTGACCCCACAATGGCTGTTAACCCAAATGACCTGCTGGGGGCAGGTTACCTGATGTCATCAGGGGGAAGGGCTCATGAGAGGCCTCCCGAGCTGGGACACATTCTCAACAAGGTTCATGTATGGGGCGGAGGACAGCACGCTTACCTGGCGGTCATCATCAGGTGGGTAAATCTCCCTCTGAGGAAACAGAAAAGTGGGTCTCAGTGAGCATTACCAACTGGGGGATGCCCAGGTCAGTGACTCGGCAGGGGAATGAGCACCATTACTGGCACAGATGGCAAGGAGAAACTAATCCAACAGACCCTGCTGGGTTGCCTaccactccttccttccccatagCAACTGCTGCTGGGCAGGTGTCTCTCCTAAGACAGGTGGGCTAGAAGCAGGGCATGGCAACGGAGGTGCACCTGCCTAGTCTGCTCCAGGAAATGCCCACTACAGACATCATCCCTAACTCCCTTCCATGAGCTTTGACTGAATTACTGTCCCTGTTGTTGTAACCTCTAGCTCACAATACACTCCTAGAGCTGGAAACAACCCTAGAGTCCTCCCCGTAGTACCTGCCCAAATCGCTATCTGGCACTCCCCTGGGAGAGGAGAACACCATGCTCACCTTCCTTTTGATGACATATTCTTCAAAGTACTCAGCTTGGTTGGAGATCCAGAACATGGCAACGGGGAAGGTCAAATACAGAACCatctgcagaggagaagcagaAAGAGGGCATGCCAAGCTAAGGTGCACCATTTAAACACCTTAAAGATGGCCTTGCACGAAATCACAAATAGCGTGAAGCCGCATTAAGCAAAGCCCCTGCAAAGAACATGCCAATGATTAATTCAACAGTTTCATCCACATGACAGACCGTAGGCCAGCACTGCTCCTAGCACAGAATGAATACATCAGCTGATGTTGGAATAACAACTTCTCAGCAACATTAGGTCTGATAACAGATaacagaggagtagctgtgttagtctgtagccataaaaacaaaaagacatgcatctgattaagtaggtctttgcctatgaaagcttatgctccaaaaaaaatctgtttgtctataaggtgccacaggacttctcaatgtTTCTGCTAACAGAGGCTTTCTTCCACCGACATAGCTGATTCTGCACTGGAGTTTTATGGGCATAGCTCTGTCACTGAGGGGAGGGATTTTTTTCACGTCCTTGTCAGACACAGCTATGCAAGTGTAAGCTTCAATTGTAGGCCAGGACTTCACTTTGAGCAGGTTCCATTAAAATCTATTGATCCAAGATCTTTATGTGCATGTGTAGCTCTTTTAAAGTGCCCTCCTTTCCTCTGAGTCCAGAAAATACCTAAGGATAGCATAAATAACTCACACTTTTGGAAGTGGTTTGCAAAGCTGTTGCCCAAGCACTTTCACTTAACAGGGAGGACCTGACTGCATGTGTTTGCAGGACACATTTTACGTACTTGCTGAATAGTGCCTTAAATTTGAGGGCGGGTAGGGGGTGTCCTCTGCTGCCACACTCCCTCACTGCAAGGCCACCCCTTGCAAAGGTggagtcccctccctctcctaCCATAAAGGCACATGACCTCTTGGGATAAGAGGCACAGTGTAGAAGAATTCCTACAATCCTTCTACTGTGCTGTCCAACATCTCAGATCATGTTGGATCCTGACTCTCTACTACCAAACAGCCCCATTTTCAGGGTTGCCACTGAGCTGTCAGTGATTCAGCCTGGCAACATGGACTCTTTGCTTCGACCTGCAGATCTATCTCCTGCTTCTCTGGGGTGCCCCATAATGGCCACTTTCAATTTTAATGTTTTAACCATCTCTGCACTCGGCAGCAGAccctgggctccccttccctTCAGGGAGACTCAGTGCAGGTCCCTTGACTCCAGCTAGTCGCTCTGGTACCCAGCACCGCCCAGCCCAGCACTaaggggcagaggcagcaccccaaatgggggtggggtgtgtatcACAGGGAAAGCTCACGCTGGGCTACCTGGCCGAGGGGAGCAACCGTGCATGAGCCGGGTCTGCCAGGGCACACAGGCAGAGATGACAACAGCTGCCAccggggcaccagccacagtCCAGACGCTGGCCAGGGAGTCACACCgcccagtgggggaggaggggatcaCAGCGGGCCccgcccctgagccagccacagaCCCCGCCCCAATTATCGACCCGCCCACGTACCTCTCTGTCCCCTCAGCCcactctcttccccccaccccggccgctcGCACCACGCAGACTCCGCTCCTGCCACTGACCCGAAACACCTCcagctttacccccatcctgcTCGTTGCGCCCCAGCCACTTCCGCCCTCTCCTCAAGAGACAGAGGCATCCACTTCCGGCCTCCCACTCAGCAATAAACTCGATAGTTATTGGCCACCGGGAGTAGCAGCGTCACCCAGTGGTTGAAATTCGGCAGGGAGAGAAATCCTTCCCCCCGTCGCCGGAGTAAAGATGGCGCCTGGCCGGAAGTGGTCCGCTCAAGTGGGGATACACCGGAAGTACACTCATACCTCCCTCAGAGGCGGGTTCCCCCTTGTGCTGACGGGAGGTTTGTGACGCAGTGGCGTGTATAGCTACGTCATCACCGAGCGCCGTGGCCTGTCAGAGTCCGAGTCCTGGGAGTAGCGTCTGGGGCTGCCGAGATGCCGGAGCTGGAGGAGGCGCCGGTGGGCGCCAGCGCAGGGAAGCCGGACCTGTTCTTCGTGAGTGCCCGGCCCCTTGCGGCCACCGTACCCCCCCCCAGTGCAACCCCCTCGGCGCCCCCACAACCCTGCCCCTCAGACCCAGCTCCGccccccccaccagagcccccaGCGCTACCCGCATCCATCcagctccacctccacctcccgaCTTCCCACGGTCCCTGCGCTCCCCACTGCTGTGTCCCGAGGAACCCGCCTTGCCCCCAACTCCCCACAGAcccctcccagctgcctcccatggccccagccctgccacctgccccccacgCACCAGAGCCCCCAGCGCTGCTCCCGTTGATCCAGCAGCGGCCCCTAACTCCTCCCGCACGAGAGCCCCCAGCGCTGTTCCCTAtgcacaccccatccccctccccattcACCAGAGCCCCCCATCGATCCAGCTCCACCCCCTAACTCCACACAggcccccttccctgcagctgcctcccatggactcagccctgcccccttcctccccatggaCTCCTGAGGCTGCCCCCTAACTCCCCATGGACCCAGAGCCCTCCAGTGCTGTTCCTCATAGGGGACTAGGCTAAGTCTGTCAGCCCCAGGGTCTCCAGGTCTTCTCCctactgttgcctccttcttaaggtggcacagtggcagttcgtgcccggtgtgcaacgctggcccaataacacaccgagagtggaagaagaatctttatttgtcatgccaagtaaggtgcagggggatctctcctcaaagcctgcacaccttgcaacaagcagtgtgcaatacttatacctctctcctcctttgttcaccccctcccaacaaaccaggggagagtttcttataattcccttatccactcccccagctcaaactgaattcttactggtcttatgccattccgctctggtaattccctattgagcaggaggtcaagtaccaatagattattaacaaaaagtaaaatacaggaaggtagagttattcggtcgtatagaacatgaacaggatctcattaacaaaacaatactgaaaattaaggaggattcactaacaatgctaaattcaatattgaaccttatggagaacatcaataagcattcatttacaaaacaatgtctatgagatcagaatataataacgtttttCGTGCCAACACTACCATGCAAAGTAGGGTTTGGTcatcctcatcctgccagagctGTGGATTTGCAAAGTTGGACCCTAGAAAACTCAGGTTCCCTCAGTCTGTCATTACTAGGTGCTGGAGCAACTCTCATGTCATGATTCCTCACCCAGGCCTCTGCCTCAGAGTGGGCATTTGGCTTTTGATGTCTCAGCTTTGTTCTTTTTCTGGTTTCAGACTCTACAGCAGTAAGCTAGCATAGGTGCAGTTCTGAGCGGTTTTGCTGTAAAAACTACTGTACTGGTTCAGCCGTATCTTTCCCGAACAACCCTGtggtgaccaaaaaaaaaaaaaaaaatgcaaagctcTGGCCCTTCCAGGCAACCCCACATTAATGAGCCAGTAAAGTTTGCATTTCAAGCCCCTGATCAAGTCCATGTGGACCATACAGGGTTTCAGTATGGAGGGGGCAAATGCTGAGTAAGAAAACATTGCGTTCAATACATAGAGGAAAATGTGGTTTTGGCATTTGGATTCCCTTGGTGGTTTCCCCACTAAactgtttttaagtcctggaagCAGTATTGCTAGTGCTCCGAACTTCTGGGCATGAAGGAAAGGCCTGTACTCTGTCTCTAACCCCTGCCACCCATGTGCAGGAGGAAGAGGATCTGCAGTACGAGGAAGAAATCCTGCGCAATCCTTTCTCTGTCAAGTGCTGGATCCGCTACATTGAGTTCAAGCAGAATGCCCCCCGCCAAGTGCTGAACCTCATCTATGAGCGAGCCCTCAAGGAGCTGCCAGGCAGGTATGTGGCTGGGAGCACAGACCTGGAGAACTCTTCAAGCATGTCTATATTGCCATGAGAGATGTGACAGCACATGTCGAGGCAGCCAAGCTGGTGAGCTCAAATAATGGCGGGAAAGATGCTTGTCACCTGAGTAtgttatgaagaaagattaaaaggactgggacttttcagcttagaaaaaatgAGACTTAGGGAGATATGATAtaggtctataaagtcatgactggtgtggaaaaagcgaataaggaaaagttagttacttgttcccataacacaagaactatgggtcacccagtgaaattaatgggtaccaAAAACTAACAAGAGGAAGGTTTGCTTCGTGCAGTGTGTGGATAGCCAGGGCAGGCTGTGAAGATCAAgtttaacagggttccaaaaagaactagataaatccatAGAAGTTCGGTCtgtcaatggctatgagccaggctGGGTTggtgtggtgtccctggcctctgtttgtcagtagctgaaatggatgacaggaaagggatcactCTGGTGATTACTcgttctgttcacttcctttggggcatctggcattggcttctgtcagaagacgggatcctggactagatggacctttggtctgacccagcatagcCATTCTAATGTTCTTGTGTACATTCATGGGCTCGCTTGTACTGCTGTCTGCTGTCAGTCAGCCTCGTTAGATGGAAGGTAGTTCGTCTTTGTTGGCACAGTCTGCAGTCACACCTCAGATTGCAGAGTAGATGCACCCGTTAGGAGCTCAGCGCTTTTATGAGAAGCACTGCAGAGAAGTGCGGGAGCACCAGGTATCAgcagctcctggctcctgcacacttaacccctcccagcaggaggccaggaggctctgggagggctgggacaggagtTCAGCCTATAGAAATCTTTGGTGGTGATGGCTCCATGGTGTTTGCAGTTACAAGCTGTGGTACAACTACCTCAAGCAGCGCCGGAAGCAGGTGAAGAACAAGTGTGTGACTGACCCCAGCTATGAGGAGGTGAACAACTGCCACGAACGTGCCCTCGTCTTCATGCACAAGGTATGGGGAGGCCTGAGACGGCCGAGTGGCAAAGCTGCTGGGCTTGAGGGTAGTAGATGAAGACCCCTCGCTAACATGGGAAGGGGTGTGGGCCTTCTGCATAGCCCAGTCCTCAACTGCGGGCAGCCTCTGCCCCAGGTTCTGCACACTCCTCCCCCTATAGATCACCCAACCATGGGCCCCCCCACACATCTTagacccctgcctgcctgggtcCCATGTGTgtctccagagcgggcatagcctgggcagctgctgagccAGCTCCCCATGCCGTCACTAGCCAGCATGCATCAGCACTGATCAGGCCTCTTGTGCTCAGCTTGTCAGTGAGCTGAGGGGCGGGGGAGCCAGTGGGAAGCAGCCTAGGACCTAGCCAGCTCATTTCCTGCTAGCTGCTGGCAATGGCTTTCCTGCTGCAAGTGGCAGCTGGTATTTAAGCCCAGATTGCTGATCTGATGGGCaattttccctctaatttgttccatTCATGcgcagaataacttttgttacATGCATTGGCATgagctgatgtgcaccaccagcagaagcacatgctgctagttgtgggcactctgctgatcagccaagcagcatttgaatctctcctgagtggcccccaagtgctcagctaacaggAAACATGGCCGGGGAGTGCAGGGGTTAGAGGTCCAGGGGCAGTAATCCCACTGGTGGCTGCCACTCACTTCTGGCCTTTGCATGGCTTGGAACCAGCCACTTGAAGAGGCGAGGCTCTCTAGGTTTTCTTGACTATCCACAGCCCTCCCTTGCGCCTGTCTGCCCGCTGATCCAATCAGCATAAAACACACGAGGAGCAGGGAAAATCTAAATACCCGGTGAGGTTCCCTTGCTGTCAGGCATAGGGCTCCCTTCTTTTGGGAGAATGGTTTGTCCTTGGGGACAGCTGTACCACATCGCAGTGGCAATACAGCCATAGTGGGAGCAGTCAGGTCTTCCCCCAGAGGCCTGCCCTGGTAACCAGTCCTGCCTCTTGCACTGGCAGATGCCACGGATCTGGCTGGATTACTGCCAGTTCCTCATGGACCAGTGCCGGATCACCCGCACACGCCGGACCTTTGACCGGGCACTCCGGGCACTGCCCATCACTCAGCACCATCGCATCTGGCCCCTTTACCTGAAGTTTGTGCGCTTGTACCCCCTGCCTGAGACAGCTGTGCGAGTCTACCGCAGGTATCTAAAGGTAAGGATGTCCGCCTCCCTGCGGAGCTGCTCCTTCGTGAGCCCTCTCCTTGGGGTTTCCCTGTCTCTGCACCATGGATCTGGAAATCAGAACAAAGACCTTGGAGCTTCTGCTCCTCATAGGGTCAAACaccagccctcaccctgcccacAGCCGCATGGTGCATACGCAGTGGAGGCAGACGGATTTGAGGGGATGGCTTGGACGTTCTGATCAGGGGCTGAGTGACCTGCAAGggactggcagagcagggagttgag
This sequence is a window from Carettochelys insculpta isolate YL-2023 chromosome 29, ASM3395843v1, whole genome shotgun sequence. Protein-coding genes within it:
- the PET100 gene encoding protein PET100 homolog, mitochondrial, whose protein sequence is MGVKLEVFRMVLYLTFPVAMFWISNQAEYFEEYVIKRKREIYPPDDDRQRKELEDFKERMRKKREERLLRTAQE